The nucleotide sequence GCTGCACCCAGCACAATCCGGTCAACGATTACCACGGCCACCGCCGGGTCATGCACCGCATCACCCTGAAAGGCGAACGCCCCGCATAAGCGGGGCGTTCGCGCAGGCCGGCGGGCGGAAAAAATCAGAAGGCCGGCACCACCGCGCCCTTGTATTTATCCAGGATGAACTGCTTCACCGCCGGAGTATGCAGGGCATCGACCAGCTTCTTGATGGCGGGCGAGTTCTGGTTGTCGGGGCGCGCGGCCACCAGGTTCGCATAGGGCGAATCGGCGCCTTCGATGAACAGCGCGTCTTTGGTGGGCACCAGTCCGGCTTCGAGCGCGTAGTTGGTATTGATGAGCGCCAGCTCGACGTCGTCGAGCGCGCGCGGCAGCATGGCGGCTTCGAGCTCGCGGAACTTGAGTTTCTTGGGGTTCTCGACCACGTCGAGCGGCGTGGCCACGATGTTGGACGGATCTTTCAGCTTGATGAGGCCCTGCTTCTGCAGCAGCAACAGGGCGCGGCCGCTGTTGGACGGGTCGTTCGGGATGGCCACCGTGGCGCCCGACGGCAGGTCGGCCACCGATTTGATCTTGCGCGAATAGCCGCCGAAGGGTTCGACGTGCACCAGGCCCACCGACACCAGGTGCGTGCCGCGGTCTTTGTTGAAGGTATCCAGGTACGGCTTGTGCTGGAAGAAATTGGCGTCCAGTTCTTTGTCGGCCAGCTGCAGGTTGGGCTGCACGTAGTCGCTGAATACCTTGATGTCCAGTTCGACGCCTTCTTTGGCCAGCACGGGCTTGACCACTTCCAGGATCTCGGCGTGCGGCACCTGGGTGGCCCCCACGATGAGCTTGTCGGCGTGGGCGGCGCCGGCCAGGAAGAAAGCGGACGCCAGCAGGGCTGTCCGGGCAAGAAGAAAGCGCATAGGTAACCTCGTGGGATGGAACGGAAAGGGCCGCCTGGGCCGGATAGGCCGCGGCCGTTGCAAAAACGCCCCCAATTTACCTGAATGCCGGTTATTTGTCGGGCATAACATCATAGGTTTTGGGTATAAGTAACGAGCCCGGACTACAATCTGCCGTATGCTTGCCCTGGCAGCGCCGAGCCCGCGCCGGCGCAGGCATTTTTCCTTTTCACGTCTTTTTTCACTCTTTAGCCGAGCTCTTCTTGCCATGACCGACACCCCCGACCCTGCCGCCGTCTCGTCGCCCGCTGTCAAAGCGGCCGTTCTTTCCGAAGCGCTGCCGTACATACGACGATTCCATGGCAAGACCATCGTGGTGAAGTACGGCGGCAACGCCATGACCGAAGAACGCCTGCAGCGCAGCTTTGCCCACGACGTGGTACTGCTCAAGCTGGTGGGCCTGAACCCGGTGGTGGTGCACGGCGGCGGCCCGCAGATCGACGACGCCCTGCGCCGCATCGGCAAGCAGGGCACTTTCGTGCAGGGCATGCGCGTGACCGACGCCGAGACCATGGAAGTGGTCGAATGGGTGCTGGGCGGCCAGGTCCAGCAGGACATCGTCATGATGATCAACGAGGTCGGCGGCAAGGCCGTCGGCCTGACCGGCAAAGACGGCATGCTGATCCAGGCCCGCAAAAAGCTCATGGCCAACAAAGAAAACCCCGACGAACCCATCGACATCGGCTTCGTGGGCGACATCACCCAGGTCGAGCCCGCGGTGGTCAAGGCCCTGCAAGACGACCAGTTCATTCCCGTGATCTCGCCCATCGGCTACGGCGAAGACGGCACGGCCTACAACATCAACGCCGACGTGGTGGCCGGCAAGATGGCCGAAGTGCTGGGCGCCGAAAAACTGCTGATGATGACCAACACCCCGGGCGTGCTGGATAAAAGCGGCAAGCTGCTGCGCAGCCTGTCGGCCCAGACCATCGACGAACTGTTCGCCGACGGCACCATCTCGGGCGGCATGCTGCCCAAGATCGCCTCGTCGCTGGATGCCGCCAAGAACGGCGTGAACTCGGTTCACATCGTCGACGGCCGGGTTCCCCACTGCCTGCTGCTGGAAATTCTGACCGACCAGGGCGTCGGCACCATGATCAGCTCGCACTGATGCAGGTGCATCGCCACCTGCTGCGGCCGGCGGCGCGCCAGCGCCGTTCGCGCCGCGCCGCCACGGGCGTGCCCGACCGCCTGTGGCTGTTCGACCTGGACAACACCCTGCACGACACCTCGTACGCGATTTTCCCGCGCATCGACCAGGGCATGACCGAGGCGGTGGCTGAAACGCTGGGCGTGGACATCGATACCGCCAACCGGCTGCGCGCCCAGTATTGGCGCCGCTACGGCGCCACCGTGATCGGCCTGGTGCGCCACCACGGCATCGACGCCCACGCCTTCCTGCGCCGCAGCCATGATTTCGACATCGATCCGCTGGTGCGCGCCGAGAAATTCCTGGCGGCCAAGCTGCGCCAGCTGCCGGGCCGCAAGGTGCTGCTGACCAATGCGCCCTTCCATTACGCGCGCGCCGTGCTGCGGCGCCTGGGCATCCTGCGCCATTTCGACAGCCTGTGGGCCATCGAGCACATGCGCCTGCATGGCGAGTTCCGCCCCAAACCCTCGCCCGCGCTGCTGCGCTACGTGCTGGCGCGCGAAGGGGTGCCCGCGGCGCGCGCGGTGCTGGTCGAAGACACGCTGCTGAACCTGCGCGGCGCCCGCCAGGCCGGGCTGCGCACTGTCCATGTGTATCACCCGGGCACGCCATTTGCACGGGGCGCCAACCACCGGCCAGGCTACGTCGACTTGCGGGTAAACTCGGTCAGCGACCTGCTGCTGCGCCGCCGTCCGCTGCGCGGCTAGCCGCGGCCCCTCTTCCACCACCCATTGTCATCCCATGGCAAGCAAACCCGGCGAGCGCAAGACCCAGATCCTGCAGACCCTGGCGGAAATGCTCGAGCAGCCGCACGCGGCGCGCATCACCACGGCCGCGCTGGCCGCGCGCATGCAGGTTTCCGAAGCCGCGCTGTACCGCCATTTCGCCAGCAAGGCGCAGATGTTCGAGGGCCTGATCGAGTTCATCGAAGTCAGCCTGTTCACGCTGGTCAACCAGATCGCCGCCGCCGAACCCCACGGCCTGGGCCAGGCGCGCAAGACGGTGTCGATGCTGCTGGCGTTTTCCGAGCGCAACAAGGGCATGACGCGGGTGCTGACCGGCGACGCGCTGGTCACCGAAGACAACCGCCTGCAGGAACGCATCAACCACATCAATGACCGCATCGAAGCCACGCTGAAGCAGTCGCTGCGCGTGGCCGTCAGCGACGGCGACCTGGCCCCCGACGCCAACATCACCGCCCACGCCAGCCTGCTGACCCACCTGGTGCTGGGGCGCTGGCTGCGATACGCGCAAAGCGGCTGGCGAGTGACGCCTACTGTGCATCTGGATGAGCATTTGCGGGTGGTGCTCTAGTTGTTGTGTAGTTGATGGTTCTTCTGGGCGTCGAGGCGGCGCCCTGGGGGTGGGCGGGCTTCACGGGACCGGTCTGGCGCCTTCGCGCCAGACAACGCGTTGTCAACCTCGTCGGCCTGCGGCCTCCTTCGGTTTCCCTCGCTCGGCCCCGAGGCGCCCGCCCACCCCCAGGGCGCCGCCTCGGCTCGCGGTAGTCCATATTCGACGCACCACTGGGGCGGCTGGGGTTCTTGCCTTCGTGGGGGATTGCACCTTGAAAAGAGAAAAATCGTGCGGGGCCGGCCATCGGCGCCGCCCTGCGCGGCGCCGATGGCCATTCGTGCACTGCGCATTGCGCCGCCCGAATGCGATATCGGGCCGCGCTGGGCGGCCTGATATCGCGGCCCCGCAAAATTTTTCCCTTCCCAGA is from Bordetella petrii and encodes:
- a CDS encoding MetQ/NlpA family ABC transporter substrate-binding protein encodes the protein MRFLLARTALLASAFFLAGAAHADKLIVGATQVPHAEILEVVKPVLAKEGVELDIKVFSDYVQPNLQLADKELDANFFQHKPYLDTFNKDRGTHLVSVGLVHVEPFGGYSRKIKSVADLPSGATVAIPNDPSNSGRALLLLQKQGLIKLKDPSNIVATPLDVVENPKKLKFRELEAAMLPRALDDVELALINTNYALEAGLVPTKDALFIEGADSPYANLVAARPDNQNSPAIKKLVDALHTPAVKQFILDKYKGAVVPAF
- a CDS encoding pyrimidine 5'-nucleotidase codes for the protein MQVHRHLLRPAARQRRSRRAATGVPDRLWLFDLDNTLHDTSYAIFPRIDQGMTEAVAETLGVDIDTANRLRAQYWRRYGATVIGLVRHHGIDAHAFLRRSHDFDIDPLVRAEKFLAAKLRQLPGRKVLLTNAPFHYARAVLRRLGILRHFDSLWAIEHMRLHGEFRPKPSPALLRYVLAREGVPAARAVLVEDTLLNLRGARQAGLRTVHVYHPGTPFARGANHRPGYVDLRVNSVSDLLLRRRPLRG
- the slmA gene encoding nucleoid occlusion factor SlmA, with the protein product MASKPGERKTQILQTLAEMLEQPHAARITTAALAARMQVSEAALYRHFASKAQMFEGLIEFIEVSLFTLVNQIAAAEPHGLGQARKTVSMLLAFSERNKGMTRVLTGDALVTEDNRLQERINHINDRIEATLKQSLRVAVSDGDLAPDANITAHASLLTHLVLGRWLRYAQSGWRVTPTVHLDEHLRVVL
- the argB gene encoding acetylglutamate kinase yields the protein MTDTPDPAAVSSPAVKAAVLSEALPYIRRFHGKTIVVKYGGNAMTEERLQRSFAHDVVLLKLVGLNPVVVHGGGPQIDDALRRIGKQGTFVQGMRVTDAETMEVVEWVLGGQVQQDIVMMINEVGGKAVGLTGKDGMLIQARKKLMANKENPDEPIDIGFVGDITQVEPAVVKALQDDQFIPVISPIGYGEDGTAYNINADVVAGKMAEVLGAEKLLMMTNTPGVLDKSGKLLRSLSAQTIDELFADGTISGGMLPKIASSLDAAKNGVNSVHIVDGRVPHCLLLEILTDQGVGTMISSH